Part of the Stackebrandtia endophytica genome is shown below.
GTATCCGTTACCTACTAGGCGATCCGGTGGCGAGAACTCGCCGCTGGAGTCGGCCCGCCAACCGGCAGCCAGGATCTGACCGGACACGTTGGTGGGCATGACGGTCAGACCGTCCATCAGGAAGTTGTTCGGGTTGTCGGGGTCGGCCATGAACGAGGCGACGGCCAGGTTCGGGGTGAATCCGGTGAACCACGCGGTCGAGTTGCTGTCGGTGGTACCGGTCTTTCCGGCCACCGGGCCACCGACCATGCCCGCCAGTTGGGTCGCGGTGCCACCGGAGCAGGAGCCTTTGGCGGCGCCGTAACCGGTGGTGCAGCGCGCCGCGTCGACGGCCGCGCGGGCGACCTCCTTGTCGAGTACCCGTTCAGTCTCCACGGTCAACTGCACCTCGGCGCCGGTGACGTCCCGCAGTTCGGCGATCGGCGTAGGTTCGGCGTAGAGTCCGTCGGCCGCCAGGGTCGCGTAGGCGGCGGCCATCTCCAGCGGGGTCACCGAGGCGACTCCCAGGGTGAACGATCCCCAGTCCGCCGCGTTGGCGGCCTGGTTCTGGTCGACGTCGGTGCTCCAGTCCAGGCCCATTTCCTCGGCGACTCGGACGGCCGCGTCGGCGCCGACCCGCTCCTCCAACTGGACGAAGTAGGTGTTGACGGAACGCCCGAACGCGCCCCACATGTTGTGGGTGCCGGTCATCGAGGGGTTGTCGTTGCTGGGGCACCAGTAGATCCCGCAGGACGAGGTGGCGCCGCCACCGACGTACTTGGATTGGTACTGGTGCGGCGAGTAGATCGAGGTGTCCAGCTTCATGTCGTCTTCGAGGGCGGCGATCATGGTGAACAGCTTGAACGTCGATCCGGCCTGGTAGCCGTGGAAGTCACTACCGCCGCTCAGCAGCGGGTTGGTGGTGTTGGGGTAGTTGTCACCGATGTTGTCGTCGGTGTTGGGGCTGTAGGTCCGGTTGACGGCCATGACCTTGATCTGGCCGGTCTTGGGTTCGACGACCACCGAGCCCAACGCGTAGGGGGATTCCTTCGACTGCTGCGCGGCGATCGCGTCCTCGGCGGCCTGCTGCAGATCGACGTCCAACGACGAGATGATCTCGAAGCCACCACCGTTCAGCAGTGCCAGCCGGTCCTGCACCGATTCGCCGAACCGGGTCTGCTGCGACCACCAGTGTTCGAAGTAGTCGGCGAAGAACCCGTACTCGCTGCGGTCGGCGCCCGAGGACTGTCCGGGAAGCCGACCGGGGTTGAGCGGCAGCTCCTCCTTGCGGATCGCGGCGGCGTCGGCGGCGGTGGCGCTGCCCACGTCGACCATGCGGGCCAACACGTAGTCGCGGCGGTTCTTGGCCGCGGCGGCGTCTCCGCTGATGGGGTCGTATTCGCTGGGGGACTGCACGAGTCCGGCGAGGGTCGCCGCCTCGTTGACGTCCAGGTCGGCGGCCTTCTTGCCGAAGTAGATCACCGAGGCCGACCCGACCCCGTAGGCGCCGTGACCGAAGTAGACGGTGTTGAGGTAGTTGGTGAGGATCTCGTCCTTGGTCATGTTGCGTTCCACGGCCAGCGCGTAACGCATCTCCCGTATCTTGCGGTCGGGGGTGGTCTCGATCGCGGCGGCGGCCTCCTCCGGGTTGGAGGCGGTGTAGGCCAGCACCTGCCGCACGTACTGCATCGTGATCGTCGAGGCGCCCTCGGACACCTCCCCCGACGAGAAGTTCGACACCAGGGCACGAAGGATGCCCTTGGAGTCGATCCCGTTGTGTTCGTAGAACCGGGAGTCCTCGGCGGCGACGATCGCCTGCTTCAGATTGTCGGAGATATCGTCGGATTCGGTGTTGATCCGATACTGGTCACCGAAGGTCGCGATGACCGTCCTCCCATCCGAGGCATACAAAGTGGACGCCTCGGGAACCTGTGGCAGCGTGAAGTTGTCGGGCAGCGACGTGAAACCGTCGGCACCCGCCTTCATGGCCAGACCCGCCACCACGACCACCGGCATCAACCCGATGGCCAGCACCAGGCCCGCGATGATCGATATCCGCCCCAGTTTCGCGACCGCACGTCGCTGCTCTCGCTGTCTTTTTTTCGTCACCGACGCATACACTGCGTAACCTGCCCTGCCCACTACGCCACCTCCACGCATAACGGTACGTGGATAAGACGCCGCCTCCCCGTGACCGGTTGCCTCGGTGTGCCTTATCACCCTGGAGCGATCACCAGGTCAAAGCCAACGCCCCCAGCCAGATCAACAACGGGGCGGCCATACTTGCCGCCACCGCGGCAAGCCGGGATTTCCCGGCGAACCGCCACGCACCGCTGATCCAGGCTATCGCGAAACCACAGCCGACAACGATGGCCAATCCCAGGCCCCACCGCAAACCCAGTCCGAGGTCGTCACCGATGTAGACGGACGTTGAGTCGTGCGATACGGCTTGGGCCGCAACGGTTTCGCCGGGTCGTTCCACGGTTGTGTCGCCGGTGATCCGCATGGCCGGTTGGGAGTCGCCGCCTGAATCCGGCACGAACTTACCCTGACACCGAGGAGCGAAACCTTCGGCATGACATTCGTTGACCGTTACGGTCCCGGTGACGTGATGGCCGATGGAGATGAGGAACGGTTCGGCCGAGACCCAACTGAAGAACGCCGCGATCCCGATGAACAGAATCAGCGTCGGCAACACGACGGCGGGCGACCGTGGTTCCCGGTCACGGCGGGGACGTGGCTTGTCCTCCGGTGGAGGTTCGCCCTCACCCTCCCAGGCTTCTCGGATGCGACGCACCATCGGGGATTCGTCCTCGACGGTGATGCGCGGCAGTGGAGTCGTGTCGGTGGACAGGGAGGTGCCACGGTCGTCTTCGGGGTGAGCACCCGCCACGACCAGTGGTTCGGCGACGGGGCGCGGTACCGTGACCTCGGTGCGGCGTGGCGTGAACAGGTCCGGGTACGGTTCGCCGAATCCGGGCGGTGGCGCGGGTGCCGTCGAGGGCTCCGGATTCCGGGCCGGTGCGGGCGTCTCCGCCGCCGATCGCGTCTCCTGCCGTTTCGCAGCGGTCGACTTCAGGTGCATCGACCGCGAGAAGACCGACCGGCGCGGTGCGTCACCGAACCAGCTGACCGCACCGGTGTCATTCGGCCGATGGCTGCTCGGCGTCTCCGGCTCCCTCGGCGGTACCGGCTCCCCCGGCGGTGCCGAGGGATCGGCCGAGTGATCGCCGGAGGGCCGCTGTGGTCCGGTGAATTCCGACATTCTGGTATTTCACACCGTCGAAGCCGCCGGTCACGGCATTAGTCGACCACCGGGCGCGCCGTATGCGGGGCCCCGGGCGAACGTGGGGGGCACACCCGATGGCGGACCGACGGCCGGGCGCGCTTCGTTCCGGACGAGTCCGCTTCGCGAGCCGAGGAGATTTGTGCGCATGTCTTGGCGGAGGCGCTGCGGGTTTGACAACGACAACGCCGCCAGAGCCCAAACAAACCGCCTCAAGAGAACCCCACAAACCCGGCCAAGAAAGTAAGCCTGCTTCGCGAGGCGAGGAGATTTGTGCCCGGGCAAGGCGGAGGCGGAGCTAGTACGGGTTGTGTACTCGCGACAACGACAACGCCGCCAGGGTGCAAATAAACCGCCTCGCGAAACAGGCTTAGGATCGAGGGATGACTCGTGTTCTGTCTGCGGTGGCCTGGCCCTATGCCAACGGTCCCCGCCACATCGGCCATGTTTCCGGTTTCGGGGTCCCCGCCGACATCTTCAGCCGGTACATGCGGATGGCCGGGCACGAGGTGTTGATGGTGTCGGGGACCGATGAACACGGCACCCCGATCCTGGTGCAGGCCGACGAGGAGGGGTTGACCGCTCGGGAGGCGGCCGACAAGTACAACCGGATCATCGTCGAGGACCTGCACGCGCTGGGCATGTCCTATGACCTGTTCACCCGCACCACGACCGGCAACCACTACGTGACCGTCCAGCAGCTGTTCACGGCTCTGTACGACAACGGGTACATCCTCGCCAAGACGACCATGGGCGCGATCTCGCCGTCGACGGGGCGAACGCTGCCGGACCGTTACATCGAGGGCACCTGCCCGATCTGCGGTTACGACGGAGCACGTGGCGACCAGTGCGACAACTGTGGAAACCAGCTGGACCCCGAGGACCTCATCAACCCGAAGTCGCGCATCAACGGTGAGGCGCCGAAGTTCGTCGAGGAGGAGCATTTCTTCCTGGACCTTCCGGCCTTCGCCGACGCGTTGAACGCGTGGCTGGACACCCGGACCGGTTGGCGTCCGAACGTGGTTCGCTTCACCCGCAACCTTCTCGACGATTTGAAGCCCCGGGCGATCTCGCGGGATCTGGACTGGGGTGTCCCGGTGCCGTTGGAGGGTTGGCGGGATCGGTCGGACAAGAAGTTGTACGTCTGGTTCGACGCGGTCATCGGGTACCTGTCGGCGTCGATCGAGTGGGCTCGCCGCAGTGGCGACCCCGACGCGTGGCGGGCCTGGTGGCAGGACCCGAACGCCCAGGGCTTCTATTTCATGGGCAAGGACAACATCGTCTTCCACTCCGAGATCTGGCCGGCGATCCTGCTGGGCAACAACGGTCAGGGGGCGACCGGTGGAAAGCCCGGTGAGCTGGGTGAGCTTCAGTTGCCCACCGAGGTGGTCTCCAGTGAGTTCCTGACCATGGAGGGCAAGAAGTTCTCTTCGTCTCGGCGGGTGGTCATCTACGTCCGGGACTTCCTGGAGCGGTACGACCCCGACGCGTTGCGTTACTTCATCGCGGTGGCGGGGCCGGAGAACCAGGACACCGATTTCACCTGGGCGGAGTTCGTCCGGCGCAACAACGACGAGTTGGTCGCCGGCTGGGGCAACCTGGTCAACCGGTCGGTCGCGATGGCGGCGAAGAACTTCGGTGCGATCCCGGCCGCGGGTTCGCTGGTGGACATCGACACCGAGTTGCTGAACACCACGAAGGCCGCATTCGAGACCGTCGGCGAACTGTTGGGCGCCAACCGGATCAAGGCGGCCGTGGGTGAGGCGATGAAGACCGTGGCGCTGGTGAACAAGTATCTGGCCGACACCGCTCCCTGGAAACTGAAGGAAGACCGGGATCGGATGGCCACGGTCCTGCATGTCGCTTTGCAGGCCGTCGACGACTGTAAGACCATGTTGGCGCCGTTCCTGCCGTTCTCGGCACAGAAGATCCACGAGTTGCTGGGCGGCGAGGGCGTGTTCGCGGCGATGCCCAGGATCGAGGAGGTCACCGAACTCGACGGGGTGGGCCCGCTGGCCGGCGACACCTATCCGATCCTGACCGGGGACTACTCCGATGCTCCCCGATGGGAGTCGCGGCCGATCAAGGTCGGCCACCCGCTGGAGAAGCCGACACCGATCTTCACCAAGTTGGATCCGTCCATCATTGACGAGGAGCTGGAACGGCTGGGCGGCAACGACAGCTGATTCCACAGGAGACGCCGGGGCCGATACTCCGGCGTCTCCTGTGTTCTGTCGTCAGTGGATTCTTACTGGACGGCGAACTCCCACACGGCGTGAGCGGTCGCGTCGGTCATGTGGTCGAGCGCGGTCGTGTTGATGTTGCCGGGGTAGCTGTCACAGCTGGAGTGGTAGCAGGGGTCGTAGGACCGTCCGGCCGTCCCACCCCATTTGGCCGCCTGCGCACTGGTCTTGACCTTGCTGGCGCCGGTGGACAGGAAGCTGGTGGGGACTCCGGCGTTGCGGAACGGGCCGTCGTCGCTGCAGCACTCGGTCATCTCCTCGGGGGCGAGGCCCTGACCGTCGAGGTAGTCGCGGAACGGCGTGCTGTAGCTGCCGGCGAGGTTGTCGATGAAGTAGCCCGCGTTGGGGGAGCCGACCATGTCGAGGTTGAGATAGACCTCGATGTCACTGACCCCGGTGGTGCGAACGTAGTAGTTGGAACCGCGCAGGCCGGACTCCTCGTCGGCCCACCAGGCGAAGCGGACGTGTTTGCTCATGACCGGATCGGCTGCTGCCAGGGTGAGGGCCACCTCCAGCAGGGCGGCCGATCCGGAGGCGTTGTCGTTGATGCCGGGGCCGTAGCGCACCCCGTCCAGGTGGGCGCCGACCATCACGGTGTTGGCGGTGTCGCCGCCGGGCCAGTCGGCGATGATGTTCTCGTCCTGCCCGTTACAGGTGGTACAGGCCTGTCGGGTCACGGAGAATCCGGCCGCGGTGAGGGTGTCGGCGACGTAGTCGGCCGACCGGTCGTAACCGGGCGTGCCGGATGCCCGGTTACCGCCGTTGGCCGCGGCGATCGATTGGAACTGGCTCACGTGGTCGAGGACGCCGTTGATGTCGACGTCGGGGGCGGCGACGACGGTGGGCGGCGGAGGCTCGGCGGTGGCCGAGGCGGGCACGAGCGCCAGCATCAACGCCGCCACCGCGGTCCCGATCGCGATGAATCGAGGTCTAGACATGTCTTTTCTCCCACTTTGGAAGGTGGAGGTCACACGGGGTGTGACGTGTCGTGGACGCAGAATACCGAAATACCCTTTATATTTAAATGGGTTGATTTGTATGGCGATTCCGCGAATGGGACATTTTTCCGCTCTGGCCAGGGAAAGTGCCCATGATCAACGGGGGTGGAAACCATCGGGCATTATCTGGTTGAATCACGCGACAGTGGTGCCCGACTACTGCGGAGTATGCCCCTATGGAAAACGATCTATCCGCTATGCGCGAATGCGCGACCGCACTGAAGACCTGCGGCCGAACCGTCACCGGCCACATGGACGAAAGCGGCGACGACCTCACCGTCACCGGTAACAGTGGCTTCGTGACCGTGCCCGCGGTCAGCACGATCGCCACCGACTGGACGACCCAGGTCAACGGTTTCGGCCGCCGACTCGGCTCGGTGGGCAGCGTCATCGCGATCGCCGCCGATGACCTCGGCACGCAGGACACCGACAACGGCGTCCTCATCGACCAGGTCACCCTCCCCTACCAGATCGTCTGACAGGCGTACACATGGTCAGCTTCACCGACTTGAAAACAGCACTGCCCGAGAGGTTCCGTGACGCCGCCACCGCGTACGAAACGCTGTCCGGTGTCATGGACGACCAGTTGGATCCGTTGCGAACCAACGGAACGAAACTCGCCGACGCTTGGAGCGGCGACGACCAGGTCGGCGGCACCACCGCCGTCACCGCGGTCCGCGACCAGTACGACCGGGCGTCCATCGCCCAGGCCGACCTGGCCAGCGTCGCCACCGAACTCAACACGCTCGCCGACGCCGTCGAACTGGCCAAGGGCCAGTTGGAGGATGCGCTCGAACAGGCCAAGGGGTTCGCGATCGTCGCC
Proteins encoded:
- a CDS encoding transglycosylase domain-containing protein yields the protein MTKKRQREQRRAVAKLGRISIIAGLVLAIGLMPVVVVAGLAMKAGADGFTSLPDNFTLPQVPEASTLYASDGRTVIATFGDQYRINTESDDISDNLKQAIVAAEDSRFYEHNGIDSKGILRALVSNFSSGEVSEGASTITMQYVRQVLAYTASNPEEAAAAIETTPDRKIREMRYALAVERNMTKDEILTNYLNTVYFGHGAYGVGSASVIYFGKKAADLDVNEAATLAGLVQSPSEYDPISGDAAAAKNRRDYVLARMVDVGSATAADAAAIRKEELPLNPGRLPGQSSGADRSEYGFFADYFEHWWSQQTRFGESVQDRLALLNGGGFEIISSLDVDLQQAAEDAIAAQQSKESPYALGSVVVEPKTGQIKVMAVNRTYSPNTDDNIGDNYPNTTNPLLSGGSDFHGYQAGSTFKLFTMIAALEDDMKLDTSIYSPHQYQSKYVGGGATSSCGIYWCPSNDNPSMTGTHNMWGAFGRSVNTYFVQLEERVGADAAVRVAEEMGLDWSTDVDQNQAANAADWGSFTLGVASVTPLEMAAAYATLAADGLYAEPTPIAELRDVTGAEVQLTVETERVLDKEVARAAVDAARCTTGYGAAKGSCSGGTATQLAGMVGGPVAGKTGTTDSNSTAWFTGFTPNLAVASFMADPDNPNNFLMDGLTVMPTNVSGQILAAGWRADSSGEFSPPDRLVGNGYGPTNGPGQGQDDSPGENPGDDPSLPGEEPDPEDPGIPTEPGDPGDPTDPGETPGDGSFGLFGRVAAVPDPGRRH
- the metG gene encoding methionine--tRNA ligase, whose protein sequence is MTRVLSAVAWPYANGPRHIGHVSGFGVPADIFSRYMRMAGHEVLMVSGTDEHGTPILVQADEEGLTAREAADKYNRIIVEDLHALGMSYDLFTRTTTGNHYVTVQQLFTALYDNGYILAKTTMGAISPSTGRTLPDRYIEGTCPICGYDGARGDQCDNCGNQLDPEDLINPKSRINGEAPKFVEEEHFFLDLPAFADALNAWLDTRTGWRPNVVRFTRNLLDDLKPRAISRDLDWGVPVPLEGWRDRSDKKLYVWFDAVIGYLSASIEWARRSGDPDAWRAWWQDPNAQGFYFMGKDNIVFHSEIWPAILLGNNGQGATGGKPGELGELQLPTEVVSSEFLTMEGKKFSSSRRVVIYVRDFLERYDPDALRYFIAVAGPENQDTDFTWAEFVRRNNDELVAGWGNLVNRSVAMAAKNFGAIPAAGSLVDIDTELLNTTKAAFETVGELLGANRIKAAVGEAMKTVALVNKYLADTAPWKLKEDRDRMATVLHVALQAVDDCKTMLAPFLPFSAQKIHELLGGEGVFAAMPRIEEVTELDGVGPLAGDTYPILTGDYSDAPRWESRPIKVGHPLEKPTPIFTKLDPSIIDEELERLGGNDS
- a CDS encoding M20/M25/M40 family metallo-hydrolase translates to MSRPRFIAIGTAVAALMLALVPASATAEPPPPTVVAAPDVDINGVLDHVSQFQSIAAANGGNRASGTPGYDRSADYVADTLTAAGFSVTRQACTTCNGQDENIIADWPGGDTANTVMVGAHLDGVRYGPGINDNASGSAALLEVALTLAAADPVMSKHVRFAWWADEESGLRGSNYYVRTTGVSDIEVYLNLDMVGSPNAGYFIDNLAGSYSTPFRDYLDGQGLAPEEMTECCSDDGPFRNAGVPTSFLSTGASKVKTSAQAAKWGGTAGRSYDPCYHSSCDSYPGNINTTALDHMTDATAHAVWEFAVQ